The following is a genomic window from Fundulus heteroclitus isolate FHET01 chromosome 16, MU-UCD_Fhet_4.1, whole genome shotgun sequence.
TTTGCACTTCACTAGCTGTCCAGTCGCGAGAAGGCTTGGTTTTAAAAACCAGGGCCAGCTCTCTGTCAGGACAATGGCGAATAAACATGAGCACCAGTTGTGAACTCAGGTCAGTCATTGGTTCCCCTTTACTAGCCAAGCACCTTTCAGCAACCTCTGCAGCTTTGTTAAGCCGGATCCAATAATCCAGAGGTCCCTCGTTTGTGTACGGTGTGCTAGCATAGAAGTCAGCTAGAGGTAGATCTGAATGGACGGTGTCACCAAAATGTTGCCTGAGAATGCTAAAGATAGCGGAAACATCGGTTGTATTTGCAGTACTACGCATCCAAACTTTAGTGACATCTCTTGCCCTCCCCATCAATCTGTTCATAACCACTTCAACTTGTTCAGCAGTAGTAGAGGGTTTCTGTCTAAGGTAGGCCTGCATGAGGTCTTCCCACTCAAAAACAGAGCATTTATCAGATTTGTCACCCCTGAAATAAGGCGGAACGTCAACATCAGAGCGTAACACAAGATTAAGTTTTGATGCATCAATAACAGTAGTGCAACCTGGAAATGACTGTGACGTGTTCATATTGTGATCCGGGGTTGAGACAGGTGGAGGCTCCGCAGCGGCGTTCTGCATCAAGGACATTTTGATGGACTCCCCTATTtctgtagcctcgtgagaccatcctgatctcgcgagctttaaaggtttcactcgcagatcagtctggctactctccgttgaagaaaacttggagccgttcaccaaacgaacgtccaatcagcgttggctttgaggcgggttgaggtgtgacgcaacgggaagcgcgtcagttcagtctaaacaacatggcggcttcagccgatgaaactagcgttagcgtggctatcgagcaagttttatcggaattacagagtatttctttgctgagctaacgagcctttacctgcagcagcaagagtagcttggcttgtggttgtgttttcgtcgtcgctcgtaacagagtgacgacaaatctgattggttcatttggcccgtctatcaccaacataggcaaatcagctaaccagtattttcgccccttcccaaaattacttcaacggaaggtttccagatggatatgcggagcaaatctatctggcggagtcaggttactaTTTCTGACCCAATGGACCTGATTAGATCAGTTAATTGCGTGGAGGCAGCTTCTTCGTCAGGTGAAAACACATGAGAGGATGAATGAGTCACTGGGCTCAAGCCCGGAGTGAAACTCAAAGTTTGACTAGTCAGGTCATCAAACCCTGCTGCTTTCCTCCCAGACCCAGAAAGGTTTGAAGCCAAAAACCCTGGAGTTCCTGGAGTAGACTGCACAGCAGCTGCTAGCCGCAAAACCCCTCTTCCCCTACCCATGGATAATTTCCCATGACTAGGAGTTGATATTTTACTCATATTCTGACCTTCCATGGGGAATGTGtcctgtgtaaaaaaacaaaccaacagtGTCCGAGGAACTCCGCACTGACAGTGTCTCCAAGGTGCAGGTGGAACCAGAAGGCGTCGTGCAGCAGCACCGGAGGTCTGCTTCAGCTGACCAGACGAAGGGTCACGGCACCAGTTTTGTAGCGTAGTTGATTCTGCGTTGTGTCTTGTGAGAAATAATAATCAGGCCACGGCTGATCTGAAGGCACTTTTAATGCTCCTGCATTCAAATAGAAAATAGTCAAAAACAGGCTTTTTCTCATTAGAGTTCCACTGCGCCTCTTCCCACGGAGTCTGAACAGAAAGAGTGCGAAGAAGCGCATGGGGAAACCCTTCACAGACTTTAGTGGTATGATCCGTTAATTTGTCTTCTTAAACCCCTGAACTAGCCATCAAAACAACAATCCATGAACTCAATGTGTTCAATAGTATAgataataatttacattttcattcgtaacaaattaaattttaataaaaataataatttagaaacaGGAAGTAACCCGCTGTTTTTCAATGGCTCTGtcgtattttcaaaataaaagctgccggTGCTGATACAGTATCCTACCGGACTAATTCACTTGTCAATCTAGTGTAATAACATCACACTGCTACACTCAGCATCctcgtcggacgccgggctggcgtgctcagCATCCGCGTCGGACGAGGAActggcgtgctctgcacccACGTCGGACGGCAGACTGGCGTGCTCATCACCCACGTAGGACACTGGACTGGGAACTGGGTCCTTGGCTGTGGGCTGAGCAGGCTGAGAGTCCTTGGCTGCGGTCTGAGCAGGAACAGAGTCCTTTGGCTGTGGTTGAGCAGGAACAGAGTCTTTTGGCTGTGgttgagcaggatctgggtctttggctgcgagctgagcaggatctgggtctttggcagcgagctgagcaggatctgggtctttggcagtgagctgagcaggatctgggtctttggcagCGAGCTGAGCAGGAAACAGGTCCTCCCTATCCCCGTAAAAGAAATCCCATAACTAGTTTTCATGAATCCGGGGTGCTCTAGCTGGACTCTCCCGAGTAGCGGCAGCAACTGTATCCAGCTGACTCACCAGGGGAAGAGAGGTGACGTCAGCTCCAGTTGGCGCGTCAGCAGCGGCAGAGTCTGGGTGGGCATGGAGAGGGGTCCTGTGCCGGCGGACTCGGCTTCTGCGCCGGGAGGGACCGGGCGGCGGGGTTGAGGTTTCCACCGACGATGAGGCAACGGAAGCGGAGGCAGAGACTACGGCGgacttagcagcagcagctgtcagaTCAGCAGATGTAGCAGGAGCAACTGACGTGGATGAGACAGAGGCAGCAGCGCTgggagcagcagctgaaggcTTCACCCGAGGAGCCAGGCTGAGTGTCGTGGAGGTGGTGACAGAGACGACGGGGAACAAGATGTTTTCTGCTCTGGCTCGCTGGGGCAGCTGCAACGCCGTCGGACCGACTCACCAGGGACGTGGAGGTTACGTCAGCTCCAGGCGGAAGGATCGCAGCAGTGCTAACCAGCTTAGCCTCCGGTTGAGCAATAGGGGTTTTCCGGCATCGACGAGCCCGCCATCTGTGTTGAGAGGAGCCAGGCGTCAAGAGAGTGGCTGCTGCTAGTGATGAGGAAGTAGAAGCAACATCAGCAGGAGCTACAGCAGTGGCAGGAGCGAGATGAGCTGAGTCTGGATCCGTGGCGGGAGCTGAGGCGGACTCGGCAGCAGCAACGGTGCAAGCGGCAGAAGTGGAGgaggcagcagcggcggagaacGAGGGTCTGGGAGGAGGCGTCCTGCCGAGGAGTTGAGCAACGGCAGCCTTGTTGTTCCACTcgagctcctccatcagccccgTCTCTTCGAAAAGAGGAAGGAGCTCGGCTTGACTTGTCCACAGCTTGCGTATCTGAGTGATAGCGCCTACCCGCCTCCAAGGTGGACTGAGTATTGAGAGGTTCTCCAAAACGGCCCGGGACTGGGCAATGAGTTGCTCCGCTCCGCTGTTGCCCGAGAGCTGAACAACATCTCTCTCGCCAGTTCCTGGATGGAGGCTCTGTGTGGGTGTCGGGTTCATGaggtcggttcgttctgtcatgTTTAGTTATTGAACCCGAACATAACCACAACAGAGttaagttttaacagtttattgaaatttgtggatagtggaggaaggaaccaagagtctgtactgagctgaagcaggaggatggtgaaggcaggaactggcaagcaggttggaaccagagcatggaggcagcagaaccagaagcacagcagaatggagacttggaaccaggttgggcCAGCAGctcgacagaatggagacttggaaccaggttggactcacagcacgacagaatggagacttaaAACCAGAACTACAGCAGGCTGGCGGAGAATGGAGGAACTATGGACTGGACAagactggatgaggtgagcagcagaaacagaggtaaGCAGGGAAACAGAATGAACCGACGAGGAATGACAGACTGCAGTGAGCTTAAGTAGTGAGGctcacaggtgtgctgaatgctggctgattagtagctgacaggtgtggatgattactgaactggagactggagctgtatggaaggtggcaAGTGTCTTGAGTCTGTGCAtgatgcagcagacaggctgaatcATGACAAAAGCACAATTAATCAATTTGAACGCAGAACGAGGAGCAGACAGTTTAGAACAGTGGTGACCAAAACCTTTCTATCGTGGACAAAATTGGCAGGTTTAAATACTCAGGGACCATTTTTGTCCTTCCCAATAATTCcattattatcattttattttaccatctcagcaaaaaacaaaacatttaagattTGAATAAAACACAGTAGTAAAAAGGACATTGTTGTAGATGTTTGTCAGGTGTACAGTTTTCTGACTGTCTAATTTGTTGGTCTAGAAAATGTGTTATTATAGCTATTATCAggccagcaaaaaaaaaaaacagaactttctTCAAAAAGCTattcttattttacttttattataaTCTTCCAAACATATCAAGATTCCTTAGATGAAGATGTGTTTATCgttgtttaattttgcaaaggtttttggtttttctttattttaaaacctaaaaaaaacatggttctTCAAAATTGCAACACACTTCTTATAGtacataatttttcaaatttacaagaTGTCTTTTCTTAGATGGTCATATAACATTTGCTGCTATAAACCTATTGTCATTAACTTTTTATCTATTAGATACCTGTGGATACACGTGatattatcaaaataaaagatCTTATTCTGCTATTTTAGAAGTCTGAAAGCTTTTGAAATGACCTGTAATTAACTAATGGTAAGTTATAATCTTTAAACGTTAAACAGAatattcactttctttttttaacgcATGTCTGGACTTCTGCGTTCTGCCAAGGTATATTATACTTTTTACGAACTGCTGCTTTCCAGAGCGTAACAacagggttaaaaaaaacagctgagtgTACGTATTCTTCTTAATCGCTATCTAATGAGAGAtgggaagttttttttctaaattcctCCGTTGATCAATGCCTGGTGATGAGATGGAGCGGCTTACCTGCTAAACTAACGCTAAGGAAGCACAACCAGAAGAAAGGATGGATCTCAGTCTGAGTCAAAAGAGAGCCTGATCCAAATGTTTCTTGGCAAATAATTAATTGCACTAAACAACCTTATGGTAAATATCATTTGGGTGAAACGATGCATATGCAGTGCTTTTCATTCCTTGTCGCAAATttactgtagtttttttttttttatcaatctaCACATATAAAGTCCATGATCCGCATTAAACTTTTAAATGCAGCAACCGGATGAGCATGTGACTTAAAGCACCTGATCATTAAAACTCAGAGCTAATCAACCAACCACTGTTAAGGTCTTCATTAAAGAAATTCTGCATCGCGAGGCGCTTTAACATGCTTTCTCAGAAAACCCATGAGATGAACTTTGACCCTTTCTGTGCAGACAGAAGAGCGTATCTGTGGTGAAAAGCTACACCTTTGATGACGGCTGTGAGTCCTGTGGGACAGACACTTTCATGAGGGAGCCTTTCGTCGTCATGTTCTCATCCAAGCTGTCCGGTATGCTTTACAAAAGTAGCGCGGAGGGTTTCTACTGTTTCTGGATACttattgtgcaaaagtattacCATCCCTGACTGATATCAATCTCTGTCTCCAAGGAGACAGAGATTTTAAAGTGGCCTCAATTTTAAAGTGGCCTCAAtgtctttcaaagttttttatttttacattttctattttggctgcttgtttcatctttttccaTCCAGTATTTGTATCAGACCATTTTTTATTACATGTCTTATATTGGCGCTAAGTCACTTAAGCCTACAGCACCATATAATGTTTACAGATgaaaccagaagtttacatacactgtataaaaagacacatgagCATGTTTTTCTCACTGTCAGACATTACATCTGAATGAACCTTTTCCTATCTTAGGTCTGTTAGAATTACCAAAACTATTTcgatttgctaaatgccagaataatgagaagGATTATTTTCGACGataatttattactttctttactttcaaaagtttacatacactaagaTCACTCTTAGATCATGTCTTTGGAAGCTTCTGACAACATTTGAGTTATTtgagacacacctgtggatTTTTTAAAGGCACACCTAAAACACTCTGCCTCTTTGTGTAACATAATGGGAAAGTCAAAGGAAATAAaccaagatatcaggaagagatCTGTGGACTTGCACAAGTCTGGGTCATCCTTGGGTGCGATTTCTAAATGCCTGAAGGTGCCACGTTCAACTGTTCACACGATTATATGCAAGTATAAGCACTGTGTGGCTGTCCAGCCATCATACCGCTAAGGAAGGAGGCCGGTTTTGTGTCCCAAAGATGAATGTGCATACCAAAATGCTTTTCACAAGGTCACACCTTGTGAAAATCGTTTCACTGGTGTCCAGAGTGAAACGAGTCCTGTACCGACATTGGCTGAAAGGCTACTCTgccaggaagaagccattactccaagGACAAGGAAATCCATTTTTGGAGACACGTCCTGTGGTCTGAGAGATATAGATCGTGGCACatggccattcacactgagccatgttctgctagaggtttcttcctgttaaaggggagttctCCTTTCCGCTGTCACTGACTCCAGGCTCCGTATGATGGATTAATGAAAATTCAACGGCACAACGCAAGCAACTGTTCACTGTGGCTACAGGCTCCCGCAGAAGGAGGCAATGGTGCAAGCCAATGACTGAGTTGGATTATTTTGCCACTAATAAATCCTCTGATGCCCGTCAGAAATAACCACAGCAGTTACACGCAACATTCctgtattattatttagtagATCAAGCTTTTATTGCATCTATTCCATTGTATATCTAGCTGTGCCTTTAGGGTTATTGGCATACAGGAAGTGTTGAACCTTTATCCCAGTCTCATGATTTGGCAGGTAATATCCCTGTATTGAGCTCCATCCACCTTACAATCAACCCTAACCAGCTGCCATGACCCAGAAGAAGCTTCTTGCTCAGTCCTTTGACCACCATCCTCTTTGTTTCGCAGCCTCAAGCACCTTCACTCTGATCCCCCAGCATACCTCTCCAGACCTCGCTGTGAAGGAGACAGATGCTCTTTATGATGTGGTGACTGATGTCCGCTCTCGCTGGAACACCAATGTGAGTAAACTATAagtaaaaatgtgttgaaaacgcattttaaaaaaatatatgtgagAGGGGGTGCAGCTGAAGCAAAGTTAACCTTTCACCCTCTCCTGTCAGGACATCGTGCTGCTCGGAGACTTTAACGCGGGCTGTACTTATGTGACGGGCTCGGATTGGCAAAAGATCCGCATCTTCACAGACAAGAGCTTCCACTGGTTGATCCCAGACACGGCTGACACCACCGTCTCTCACACCAACTGCCCTTATGACAGGTAGATCCACACTCCCAaagctacacacacacatacagagagTCCATGAGCCTCTCTTTCCACTCATCCCTCTGCTTCTTGCAGGATTGTGGTCACAGCGGACATGTTGAAGGGAGTGGTTGACGGCAGCGCGTGGGTTTATGACTTCATGGCCGACCTGAACCTCAGTCACAGCCTGGTAAAATCTAGTCCACTTCACTGCTCAAATAACGATGGAGCAAATTATGTTGTTGACCTTCAGGTGCTAAGTTGGTCAGAAATGCATCACTGATGTGGTCAGCGAGTGTTTGATGTGTTAACAGGTGGAACCTTTCCACTTCCCCCATAACTCTACTGTGGTCCTATTTAACTACACACCACACTGTGTGATCCAATACATTTTGACAGTTCTTCTTTTACAATATCCAAATTATTGCATTTAGTTTAGAACCTTTATAAAGAACCAATAGAAATGCTACCTGTGATATGTGATCATTGAGCCCCAGCACCATCAAATAATATCTCTCTTAAATGCCAGTATCTTTGCAGTATAAACCGATGACACCATGATAAATGATTTCATATTTTTCCATATATggtcatttattttgtaaagtttttttttttttttttttgtctaacttAAGCCAAATCCATAGTTTGCAGAAGTTGCAAAGGATCAGGAGGATGTCACTGCataaaggtatcagtcaggagaaagGCATTGTTCATATACCAACCACCCAGAGTGATTGGTGTATGTCATTCATCTCAGAGATTACAAGTAATTACAAAGACTGGACATTccctctaaagcaggggtgtcaaactcatttctatttTGGGGAACTTTGGCGTCatagtcattaaaagggccggttgcacctgtatagataacacttttgatttcataatttcattccagttcacataaaaaatttaaagaaattcacAGTAACCTAAAATTAGCACCCTTGGGCCCATTAGAACAgcttatgtgcaaaaaaaaaaaagtgatattactcatcattctgcatcactttttctccttttggacatttctgggttgtttaatgtgttgtggggaaactgacatctagtggcaggatgctgttactacacagttaaaaaaaaacgttcgctacaggaggcacagtttcagccactttatacacttcaGAAGGATATACTGAATGCtgctactttatgacatgatttgccttttttgtttcttgagGTCCAGATAAAGTCAGGTCAAACAAACTTGACTTGAATTGATTCTAGCAAAGACACCTGAATgctaaaactgaaacaaatgtgCTTAAACAAAGTGATACAAATTCTGAAATGATTCATCATGGTGTAATTTTTCTAAAACAATCCCCCTACCCCCATTTAAAACGAGTACGAACACTTGATTCAACGCATTTGGATAGTTTTAGTTGAGTTTCACACTGCAtgtagtgtaaaaaaaacaactgtccTTTATTTAATGCGGAACCTGGACCAATGTTTGCTCTGTCTCCTTCAGGCACTGGCTGTTAGCGACCATTTCCCGGTGGAGGTGGAGCTGAGAAGCTGAGGAGATCTCCTGCTGTCTGAATCATGACTTCTCACAACTGAAAACAATCATCAGATTTATGAAATGCCAGACCTAAGTAAATCAAACTAAGTCTTCATGAAATCCATGTTTCTGAAAAGATTGGAAATCTGCATTCATATTCCTGTGTTCTCTATTTTGCAAAGTGATGCTCAGTGATGGGAAACCAGAACCAAATGTTTCCTACATCCCTGATAAAACACGAAGCACGGGATGAGAGAAACAATTCACACCCTGTGGTATGAACTCTGTACGATTTGGGCCACgggtgtttattttattttaatgacagAGCGGTCCTCTCAAGTGGAATTGATCTGCTTTACACAAATgaacgaacacacacacacctcctttGTCGGAGTATGTTGAGCCGAATCTCTTCAACCAACACAGAAACGAAGTAGAAACAGATTAATAGGCTTCTGGATGTCACTACCAGTAATGAAGTGTGACTTAATCTGACAAATTATCAGTTATGCAGCTTGTTTCACTTTATATTTGAGTAGAGATCTTATTCTTTCAGGCTGAATCTTAATAGTAAAATAACTTATGTTTCAGTGCTCCTGAGACTAAATAGAGACATAATGTGCATCCATTAACATATAATAAACTGGTTAAACATATTGGTTATGTAAAGAAAACACTTTCATCTTCCCACCATACATACCTAATGCTTTATTGTTAAATTTCACAGTATGAAATGGACAGaaagtgtgcaaaaaaaaaaaaaaaagtttaggagATGAAGACAATTTTGAATCAACTAACTCTTCCATGCACAAATGGGTACGGGGCTATTAAGGCTCTAGTAGTTACAGTAAAGACAGGCACTTATGGGTCAACGGCATGTCTGACAGGAACCAGCCACGTTCAGGCATCAGAAAGTTGGCAGGCTGGCCTATTATTGTTCACTCAGACAGTATTTACGTATTTCAACTCCACTTTAGCCTCTTAATATTAGTTCTTAGATGAAGATACAAAACTGGCGTTAAACTACATGATGGTGTATTTTACCAGACCTGAATCCTTCAAACCTCTGTTGCATTTAATACCAGTGAACACacaaaatgagctgcagaagTTCTGGGTTTAGTTCCTttggtgcgtgtgtgtgtatgtgtgtgtgtgagagagagagagagagagagagagagagagagagagagatagtgTCCTCTTTAACTCTAGGCCTTCTTCTGCTTCAGCATCTCCATGTACATGCGCAGCGACTTCTGGATGGAGTCCTTGGTGATGAAGCTGACAAAGTTTTGGATGTCAGCCTCTCTGTTGGACCGTAGTTTGTCAAGCGTTGGTTTCCTCATCATGGACTTGGTGATCTGTCTGGCGTGTTCTGCAGGTCGATAGAAGAACAGTCAGCTCTAAAGTTCCCACagggttttatttcatttgaccAAGTTTCAACGCAAATTTAATTCCCAAATCACTGAGACGAGATGACAACTAACAAGTCATCATACCGTCTAGGGTATGTCTacattacctgactccgccagatagatttgctccgcatatccatctggaaaccttccgttgaagtaactttgggaaggggcgaaaatactggttagctgattggcctatgttggtgatagacgggccaaatgaaccaatcagattcgtcgtcgctcgtaacagagcgacgacgaaaacacaaccacaagccaagctactcttgctgctgcaggtaaaggctcgttagctcagcaaagaaatactctgtaattctgataaaacttgctcgatagccc
Proteins encoded in this region:
- the dnase1 gene encoding deoxyribonuclease-1 isoform X1, with the translated sequence MRVLWSVGLFVGLLQLSSSFRLGAFNIKSFGDQKASNTTLMDIISTIIHRYDIILIQEVRDNDLSATKKLMEHVNKGSSEFSYTVSEPLGRSTYKERYLFLYRQKSVSVVKSYTFDDGCESCGTDTFMREPFVVMFSSKLSASSTFTLIPQHTSPDLAVKETDALYDVVTDVRSRWNTNDIVLLGDFNAGCTYVTGSDWQKIRIFTDKSFHWLIPDTADTTVSHTNCPYDRIVVTADMLKGVVDGSAWVYDFMADLNLSHSLALAVSDHFPVEVELRS
- the dnase1 gene encoding deoxyribonuclease-1 isoform X2 is translated as MIIHRYDIILIQEVRDNDLSATKKLMEHVNKGSSEFSYTVSEPLGRSTYKERYLFLYRQKSVSVVKSYTFDDGCESCGTDTFMREPFVVMFSSKLSASSTFTLIPQHTSPDLAVKETDALYDVVTDVRSRWNTNDIVLLGDFNAGCTYVTGSDWQKIRIFTDKSFHWLIPDTADTTVSHTNCPYDRIVVTADMLKGVVDGSAWVYDFMADLNLSHSLALAVSDHFPVEVELRS